ATTCAAAGTGTGACATGAAAGATTGCTGGTTGGCATGCTTTCTTGTAAGTCAATCCCATGTATTTGAGAAGACGGAATTCTGGGTTTCTATTGAATGAGATTTGTGCAAGTATACAAGATGCTTGGATATCTTCAGTGAGGTCTGGTGAATTTCATAAACTTCTATAGGAAACTTGCGCTGACTACAGGTAAGATCGGATCGAAACTCATGcagaaaataatttaaattaaatttgatgaatatcCTAATACAGTAATAATCCCTTCACCCTCAGAAGTTATTACCTTATCATGCCCACATTTTCCTTGGGCCAATGGTTCTGCTTTAGTTTTTCCTGTAATATTGTGCTTTCAAATCTTGAGTTATTAAAATAGATCATGAGAATTTGCCAATTACATCATACTCTGAGTTGTAATCATGTCAAAATATTGCctaataatgattttttatgattaattatatctttaatttagtgttattataaTCAAGCCTAGAAGAAGATTGTagattttctcgagaaaattaTTACTCCTCAGAGCCCAGAGGCATTAAATATTGCCTAATTATAATTAACATCAATGTATCCTCCTTCcattgagaggaaaaaaaaaacgaaggtAGAAATTATGTTTGACAAACATGTTTCCTGCTTTGGAGAGACTTTTGCATCTAACTATCAAAATATCCTGCATCCACATCCTTCCATGGCTGGACTTTTTTCAACACAAATTTTGCAGTGATTACTGGACCAGCTTTATCGAATTAAAATCTCTAGTTCCCACATCATAATCAATCATACAATCATGACCAGCAAGATTTCAAGGAATGGTAAGAACTTTCAAGTATAAAGAGAATCAATCTGTTTGTCTTTTTACAGGTTCAAAGAAGGAGAGTCCGTAATCCCCAGTCATATTTCTTGCGTGTTAATTGGCTTTGTTCCTGGTTGGAATCAGTGCTTGAAAACTATGTGGTGGTAGTGGACTATTAATTTGTAAGTTGTAATCAATATAGAAGAGTCCATAACCGTGATTGGGGGTAGGCCCAACACGGTCCAATTTGTCGGGGGGAAACCATAGCGTATATGCTGTCTTTTCCGTGCTGTTTGATGAAAGGGTGTGGCCCAGCATTATCAGACACACGTCCTATCAAACGCATCATAAATATATAGCATTTGATctaatgaattaaaatttttttttgtttaaaacaaaattaaattcatcataattataattaaaatattgaatgttttgaatttatatatgatggtttaatattattatggccttttaatgttaaaatttttgttttcaataaaaataaaaatccaacacaacacatttattatttttaaaaaataaaataaaaatttttagaCCCAAAATATTATTACAGCGAGGTCTGTTGTAATAATCTTACAGCGGGCCCCAGCCTCTCAATCGGTTACCCAATCAGATTGCCCGCAACCTACTGTACACCAGCTCTCTCTCGACTGTCATCAAGCACGATAGAGGAGTTCTGAGTTCCGACTGTTCTCTCGTTCTAAAATTTTGCTGTTCAACAGTTGCGTAATTTCGGCCGGCCAAACAGTTTGGTGCCTTCAGTTGCAGAAACTGAAAACCCCAATAACGTGGCAGCACCAACAACATCATCTCCATTGGATCCGATTTTTGGTTCCTCTCCCTCTGGCGTACGCGGGCAGAAACCCTAACATGGATTGTGAAGGGGAAGGTATGGCCACAACTACTAAGAGTATTGGAGATGGTGGGGAGGACCGGGTTTTGGCTACTGCTCAGCAAATCATGAAGAGTCTCAACACGCCTAAGGAGGTCCGTGAGGATATGCTCTTGATCTTCTCTAGTTTTGATAATCGCTTGTCGAACATCACCGATTTGATCAATAAGGCTGAAAAGGAGGACAAATCGTCCTCCCAGTCCCGTTTCGATGCTGCAGAGAAGGTCATCTTCAGCTGGGAGGAGTCTTGCACGGAGTCTTCCCGTCACTTGGTTCCTTGCTGGGAAGATTCGCCGGACGAGGCCGCTGAGTATCTGACAGCTGTCGACGATATCCTCCAGCTTGTCGAAAATTTGGCCATCACTTCCGATAACGACATGATGGACCGTGCTGAATCCGCCATCCAGGTGGCTATGTCTCGATTAGAGGAAGAATTTCGTCATATCTTGATTAGGAACACTGTTCCGCTTGATTCTGAACGGCTATACGGCTCAATCAGGCGGGTTTCACTCTCTTTTGCTGCCAATGATGGGGACATTGATGAGGATTTCGAGAGTTTCGAGGAGGTTGATAGTGAGAGTGGGCGTTTTCATGGGAGGGGAGCGAGTTTGGGCGATGATGTGTGCGTGGATTTGATACAAGCTGATTCTGTCGTGGAGTTAAAGGAGATTGCGGACAGGATGATTAGGTCTGGGTACGAAAAGGAGTTTGTTCAGGTTTATAGTAACGTAAGACGTGATGCTTTGGATGAATGTTTGGCGATTCTTGGTGTTGAGAAGCTGAGCATTGAGGAGGTGCAGAAGGTTGAGTGGAAGTCTTTAgatgagaagatgaagaaatggATACAGGCAATCAAGATAGTCATCACGGTTTTGCTGACTGGTGAAAAAAGGCTTTGTGAGCAGATTTCTAGCGGGTCGGAGTCTGCAAAAGAGGTTTGTTTTAATGAGACCGCAAAAGGGTGTGTTATGCAGTTACTGAATTTTGCCGAGGCAGTAGCAATTGGAAAAAGGTCCTCTGAGAAACTTTTCAGGATTTTGGATATGTATGATGCATTGGCAGATGTGCTACCTGACTTGCAGGCAATGGTTACCGATGAGTTTCTGTCTAATGAGGCTAAGGGAGTGCTAGCAGGTCTGGGGGAGGCAGCTATAGGGACCTTCCTTGTGTTGGAGAATGCTGTGAAGAATGAATCCTCGAGGAAGCCGATGCTAGGGGGCGAGATTCACCCGATAACCCGTTACGTAATGAATTATATTAAGTTGCTTGTGGATTATAGTGATACTTTGAATTCACTTTTGGAGATTGATGATGGTGAGCAGGATTTATATAAAAATGATGATGGGAATAAATTGCAGCAAGAGAGCATGTCCCCCTTTGCTTGTAGGTTGTTATCATTGATATCATTGTTGGAGTCCAATCTCGAGGAGAAGTCGAGATTGTATGAGGATGGGGCAATGCAATACATTTTCTTGATGAATAACATTCTTTATGTGGTACAGAAAGTGAAGGACTCTGAGCTTGGAAAGCTTTTGGGAGATCATTGGGTTCGCAAGCGTCGTGGACAGATACGACAATATGCGACAAGTTATCTTAGAGCTTCTTGGAGCAAAGTGTTGTCTTGTTTGAAGGATGAAGGTATAGGTGGGAGCACTGGCAATGCCTCCAAGGTGGCTTTAAAGGAAAGGTTTAAGAATTTCAATGCAAACTTTGAGGAAATTTATAGGATTCAGACAGCTTGGAGGGTCCCCGATCCTCAACTTCGGGAGGAGCTTCGAATATCTATTTCAGAGAATGTGATCCCTGCCTACCGTTCGTTTATGGGGAGGTTTGGAAGTCAGCTTGAGAGTGTAAGGCATTCTGGGAAATACATTAAGTATACACCTGAGGATTTAGAGAGTTATTTGCTGCACTTGTTTGAAGGATCCCCTGGTGTTCTAAACCACTTGAGAAGAAAGAGTACATAGGAAACAGAAATCTTGTAACTGGTAAGGGTCTGGTCCTCATTAAGGATGAGTTCGAACTTATTTAATGTATCTTGATGTATGTTTCCTATGTTGTGGGTGTTAATGCCATAAGCAGAGGTTTTTATGAAAGTTAACTGTCTTTCTTCAACATAATGTATCGAGTCTTTTACATGTGTTATAGACTATAGCTTTTTGCATGTGTGGATTATGCCATAGCTTTGTGTATCTTACTTCGTAAATCACCATTGGCATTGAGGCAATATGGTTGCAAATTGCCCTTATGGCAATGGTTAGTTGTTTACTTAATTTACTTCATCGTGTTGTATGTTTTCATCcgtgagtgagagagaggaattaaGTTTTTTGAAGTTGAGGTTTTAACAAAATCCGTCATAGCACATGGCCAATTCTCAAGTATCTTGAGGTTTCTAaagtttgttctttttctttacgTTTTCGAGTTTTTTTAGGTTATAAACTTTGCATCTCATCTTGGCTTCAGGTACATTTTGTTTAATGATAAGTTTTGTTAATATCTTTGTTGAATGTTCACTAGCTGCCGCTGAACAAAATCCTTAGAAGCAGCTATGGTTATTAAGGGAAACTCTGCATCTTGGCATTGTGGTTGTTGCTGCAGATTTCTTGGTGAGTATGATTTTCTGAAAATATAGTAAGGAGGAGTTTCTGAAAACTCTTTTTAACACTATTTGAATGATAATAGGCTAATAGCTCATTAGCTATCTGTCTGGAGGCAAGAATTTACCATCGCAAGGCATTCCACATGATACGAGATTTGTTGGTTGCTTTTGCTCTATTCACAGCACTAGGTCTCAGTTTCATTTACTTGAGCCTCGTACTTTCTTTACTTGCAGCTGAACTTAAGATTTCTTTGTCTAATTTTATGATCTGTTTGATGGTTCATatccttcattttcttctttctgaCGGTTTACACTGAAATGAAATCTATAATCGCAGAAGTTGACATACTTGGCACTTGCATTATTCCTTTTCAGGATAAATTACACCCCCTTCTTCTCCCATGCTCCATGATTCATCGTACTCTCTTAGCGCGAGTTTGAGTTTGAGAAGTTTCCTCTCACGTTGCAATCGGTCACAATCGGCACTTTCCATAGACTCAATAATCTTATCAGACAACAGACATCTGGGATTTGTCCCTTTCTTGGAACTCAAAACATTTTAGGTGTAGAATGGTCCCACTAAACTGGGTAATTAGAAAACAAAATGGGTACAGGTAAATGGTTAGCAAATGTGACCAAAGAATGCACTTTGTCTTTTGCTGAAAACACAAGAATCTAACCAGTTCGATCCTTCGTGGATGGGTGCTACTGCTCTGCTTCTACTTGTCCATACCACCATAATAACCTTCTAACAAAAATCTGACCCTCATTGATTGCCTTGTTTGCGAGCCTTGTTAACGATGAGCGCGAGCAGATAGATGCATGTGTCATGGACCTACACCAGCCCACTTGGTCCAGAGTGGCGTTACTTGGCGTACTTATAATTTTACCCAAACAGGCCACT
This sequence is a window from Tripterygium wilfordii isolate XIE 37 chromosome 8, ASM1340144v1, whole genome shotgun sequence. Protein-coding genes within it:
- the LOC120003886 gene encoding exocyst complex component EXO70B1-like; this encodes MDCEGEGMATTTKSIGDGGEDRVLATAQQIMKSLNTPKEVREDMLLIFSSFDNRLSNITDLINKAEKEDKSSSQSRFDAAEKVIFSWEESCTESSRHLVPCWEDSPDEAAEYLTAVDDILQLVENLAITSDNDMMDRAESAIQVAMSRLEEEFRHILIRNTVPLDSERLYGSIRRVSLSFAANDGDIDEDFESFEEVDSESGRFHGRGASLGDDVCVDLIQADSVVELKEIADRMIRSGYEKEFVQVYSNVRRDALDECLAILGVEKLSIEEVQKVEWKSLDEKMKKWIQAIKIVITVLLTGEKRLCEQISSGSESAKEVCFNETAKGCVMQLLNFAEAVAIGKRSSEKLFRILDMYDALADVLPDLQAMVTDEFLSNEAKGVLAGLGEAAIGTFLVLENAVKNESSRKPMLGGEIHPITRYVMNYIKLLVDYSDTLNSLLEIDDGEQDLYKNDDGNKLQQESMSPFACRLLSLISLLESNLEEKSRLYEDGAMQYIFLMNNILYVVQKVKDSELGKLLGDHWVRKRRGQIRQYATSYLRASWSKVLSCLKDEGIGGSTGNASKVALKERFKNFNANFEEIYRIQTAWRVPDPQLREELRISISENVIPAYRSFMGRFGSQLESVRHSGKYIKYTPEDLESYLLHLFEGSPGVLNHLRRKST